CGAAAAAGTTCAAGTCGGTTTTGCTTCCGCCACCGCGAATAATGCAAACCACGTCAAGTTCCGGGTCTTTTGCGAGTTCTTCGAGGGCGGCAAGAACAGTCGGCTCGGTGTCGGCTCCCTGCATCTTGGCGTAAGCTGTTTTTACCTTGAAGTTAAAAGGCGATTCGGCGAGCTTGGTGGTAAAATCCTTGTAGGCGGCAGTGCCTTCACCGGTAATCAAACCCACACGAACGGGAACGTCGGCAAGTGTCAAAGCCTTGTTCTTTTCAAGCAAGCCCTCAAGTGCGAGCCTCTTTAAGATGGCGCTCTTCGTGAGAGCCAATTCGCCAAGCGTGTAAACAGGGTCAATGTCTAGAATCTGGGCCTGCAGCTTGCCGTAGGGCACGTACAGGTCGGCCTTAATCAAAAAGCTGACCTTGAGCTGTTCCTTGAGTGTAAAGGGCTGCGGGTAGTTTTCAACCTTGGCTCGAATGGCTGCGAATTTTGCCGCAAAACAATACAGTGGCACGGTAGCCAGCGGGTTCACGTTCCCTTCTTCGAAGTCCGCAATACTCAGGTAAACGACTCTCGATTTCTCGTTAATCTGAGTAATCACGCCACGCACCCAAACGGCAGGGGTCGATTCCACCTTCTGCTTCAGGGCTTTCATGTATTGCGTAACGGTGTAGGACTTGTTTTCGCTTTCCATGCCGGTAATTATACTATTTTTGAAGCATGTCTAAAGTTGTTTCAGCCATGGAAGTCCGCCAGAATTTTGGCTCGATGTTGAACCAGGTCTCCCTCAAGGACGAAGAAATCGTCATCGAGAGAGCGGGCAAGCCCTTAGCACGCCTCGTGAGCGTGAACGCTCCGACGGCAGGGCTTTTAGACTTTCGTGATATCAGCAAGCTTCCCAATCATATTTGGGAAGACTAATTATTCTGCATTAGCAATAATCGAAACCTTCAGCGTGTCGCGCTTAGCGGGGTCGGCAACGCTCTGGGCAATCAATTCTGCCGTTTTGCCAATGCCGCTTTCCAGGGCGATTAAGTAATTGGACGAAATCTTCTGTTCGTTCTTGCAGTTTTCTTCTTCGTAGCGGCTGCTGTTATTCAGGTAGTTCAGGGATTCGCAGGTGACGAACCATTCAATGTCAGAACCGATGATCTTCCAACCGGTGTTAGAATGGGGTGCCATTTGGAAGACGAAGTCCTTGAATCGGAGGGTGTCTCCTGCGACGAAAATCTGTTCGTCGATGACTTCGTCTTTTTCGGAATCGTAGAACTGCATGGTCTTTAAAAGGCCCGGCTGTTGCACCATGGTAAAGAGCTGCAACACGTAACGCAGACTGTCAGGAATGCCTTGGTCCAGCGGGTCTGAATTCAAACGCAGGTAATGCAAGTAGTACGGGCCTTCAGACCAGTCATCGCCAATCTTGAAACTACCTCCGTTAACACTGCTGACCTGTACTTTCGACTTTTTATTTTTGTCCAAAATTTCAATAGATACATTCTGGAAGTTTTCGTCGTTGTAGTTCTGAATCCAGTGACGAACCATGACGGAATCGCCCTTCTTGTAGTCGCCGATCCATACGAATTGTTCCTGACGAAGATTGTACTTGTACTGGCCGATGTCGTCTTTGGACCGGGTGCGAACATAGGCTTCGCCGGGGAAGTTAATCGAGTCGGGCATAGAGAAGTATTCGCCCTGTTCCAGTTTGCGAGCCTTGGTCACGGCTTCGAATGTGGCGAAGGGGCCAGTCCAAATGCTGGAGAAACTTTCGGGCTTGATCTTGATGGACCAATTTACGGAGTCGTTGGGCACAAGCATCGTGTCCAGGTTCGTCTTCGAAGATCCCAGTTCCTTGTCTCCATCAATGAGCTTGTAGAGAATAATGTTTTCGCCTTCGGTTGTAAGGTTCACGCTGTAGCCTTCGTTAGCCGAGAAAGCAATGGACACTTCGTCGGGAGCATTGTCAATCAGCATAATGCCTCGCAAGGTGTCGGTCATTTTCATGGAGACCTTTTCGTCTTCGCCAATGTACTTGTAATAGGCGGAGTCTACGAGAACCTTGAGTTTCAGGCTAGATTCGTCCTTGAATTTGCCTTCGATTTCCAAGTAGTAATGGTTGTCGTTGAATGTCACGAAGGTGTTGGAATCCCTGAAGGTGGCGCTGGTGTCTGCGCCATAGCTCGGAATTAATGCGTTTCTGTAAATGGAGTCTTTTCTCGAGGCGTCCTTAGGGGCGGCCTTGGTTGCCTGTAGGTATTCGCCCAGCTCGTTCTTGATAAAGATCTGATCATCCTTGATGTTAGAGGTACTTGCGAATACCTTGATGCGGCTGCCCTTGGGGAAGTTGCCTAAGTACATCGGCAAGTTCGTGGCGTTACTATCGAGGTAGATTTCGCTTTCGTCCATTTTGGAACTGTCGCCCTTGAACAGCTCCACGTAAATGCGGAGCGTATCGCCCAACTTGACAGTGTCTTTGTAGTCAATATCGGCGCGAGTGCTTAAAGAGCTGCTAGACCTAAAGGAGGGAACCGAAGAACTGGACTCTTCGTCTGAAGCCGAAGAACTGGAGTCGTCGCCGCAAGCCGTAATGGCGACGGTCATGAACAATGCTGCACTAAAGCTTAAAAGTTTCTTGAACTGCATGGGGTTCTCCTAGTTCAGGATATAGAATTGCTGCTCGGCGGTGAATGCTTCGCCAATCACGCGCAAAATGTACTTGCCGGTGGGGAATGCCATCGCCTTGAATTTAAAGTGAGTTTTCTTTTCGCCGGCGAGATCGCGGGCGGCAACCGTGAGCATACGCTTTCCGAATTCGTTGACGATTTCAATCTGCACAAATTGCGGGTAACCGACCGTCAGGTCAAAGTCGCATTCCAGGTTGTAAATGTCAATGTTCACCTTAGTCAGCGTATAACCGCCGTCCATAGCTTCGCCGCCCACAGAACGGGAGTTGTCGAAGTAACCGACATAAAGCGAAGGTGCAAGGTCCCTGCCGGCGGCCGCGCTGTAGAGTACGGTTTCGCCGGGTTCCACTGCGGTAAGAATGAGGGTGTAAAGCTGCGAGGGGTGCTTGCGCTTGAAGAATTCGGTAAGTGTTGGCGTACGCAGGAATGCGCCGAGAGGTGCCTTCGGGTTAATGGTAATAATGCCTAAGAAGTCTGCGTACTTGGTGTCAACGCCGCCACCGGAATTCTTGCGGATGTTGAACTGGCCGCCGGCTTGCGGAATGTTGGCCGGAGCGTTTTCCCAGGTGAGTTCGTATGGAGCCCAGTCGACACCGAGCTTCTGGTCGCCAAAGTTCATTTCCTTGTTGGTTTCCTTAAGACCGAAGATGTTCAACTGGATGGGCTTCTTGATAGAATCCTTGTTGAATTCGAGCTTAAGGGCCGCATCGAATAGCGGACCCGGCAATGCGGACAAGTCGTATCGCAGGTAAATCTTTCCGGCATTTCCGGTGGTTACATTGGCAACGCGCAGGTCGGGGTCGGAGTTGTGAGGACTGAAGTTGTCGAATTCAGAAATCCAGGTGGCCGCACCCTTGCCGCTAGGCATGCCGTCTCCGGTATTGTCGATCGTGGTGTAGTGCTTGTCGAATACATAAACCTTACCGGTGTCCGAACCTGTCTGGTATCCGTCGTCGGCGGTAAAGATGATGTTGTAACGTCCACTTGCGGTAAAGGAGACGTCGGTTTCGTAAGCCATGCTGTCCGAGAAAGCCACCTTGCCCGGGCCAAGTCCCTTCTTCCAACGTACGGGGTCTTCGCAAAGGCCGTCACCACGACCGTCGTCCACAACGGAACCCTTGATCTTGAGCAGATTGGGCTGCACCAACACCAGTTCGTGAGGAATCGATGCCTTCGGCTTTTCGTTAGCGCCAAGCCTGGGGGCGTATCCGGTAAACAGCGGAATCAACACGCCGCCGTTAGGAGTGTGTTTCAGGTCTTTACCATAGAGCGACTTGATGGCAGAAGCCTTTCTCGATTCTTCCACAATGGTGGGGTAGGCGTTGCCGCGGGTCAATGTTTCGCGCAAGCCGGAAATAGAAAGAGACGAATTGTCGTTAATGAACATGGGGCGGTCTTTCGCCTTGTCACTAGCAACGATTTCAACACCGATGAGTTCGGCGTGTGCCTTGTTGAAGTTCTGAATAATGGTATTGCCCTTCTTGGCTGTCAAACCAAGAATCCAGACGGAACCGCCATTGTTTGTAATCTTCGGACCCTTGGTGTCGCCAATCAAGGCCACCTGGCGGCCCCATACCTTCTGGTAGTTCAACTGAATTGTGCCGAGGGTAACGTCTTCTAGGTAAATTTCTCCGCCGCCGATTTCGTCGGTTTCAAGAGAGCGAACCATCATGTTCTTCAACAGCAGGTTGCGCTTTGCTTTCATGATGATGCCGCTACCGAACTCGGAGAAGCGTTCAATCGTCAGTTCGTTGAATGCGCCTGCTTCAATAATGAACTTGCCTTTGCCGTCAATACGGCCTTCGATACCGATAATCTGACGAACGCGGTTGCGAATGTAAATGTCGCGGTTGATGGTCCAGCGGCCTCCGGGCGGGAAGTAGATGGTTTCTGCACCGTCGTCAATCGCTTCCTGAATGGCCTTGGAGTCGTCTGAGCCCGTATTAGATTTTCCACCGTAGTCGCCGGCAACCGTAATCCAGTTGTCTGCCTTCTGTTCGGGGAAAGAAGGCGTTTCTGCAACGGCTAGGCGCATGGACTGTTTGGGACTGTGGCAAAGTTGCGGAGTTTCCTGCGTGGCGAATTCAATGATTTCGCCCTGGATCATTTCTTCGTTGTATCCCTTCTTTTTAGACTGGATCATTGTCTTGTAGCGGGATACCTTCATGGAACGAATAAACATGTGGCTTTCGTTTTCGATTGCCGTGGGTGCTTTGACCTTCTTGTTTTCGTTGTCAAATTCCAGTAAGCCGTCCAGTAAACTCATCATGGCAGATTCACCATGGTTATACACGGCTGGTACGTGCCCTTTAAAGCGGAGGGCGCGAATGGCCAAGTTCATATTGTCGTTTTCGACACCGTACTTTCTTTGGCCGCCCATGGTCACGTGTTCCAGGGTGGCTGTTCCCGTTTCGCCTTTGGCGTAAATACCGATGTTAAAGCCGCGGATTTCGGTGTTCTTGATCAAGAGGGGGCCAATGCCCTCGGTAAAGCCCAAGTCAATGCCGTACACGCCGGAGGTATCGCCGGAATAAATCTTCACGTTGTGAATGGTACCCTGGTTTCCGGCGTTGAACTGAATGCCGAT
This genomic window from Fibrobacter sp. UWT2 contains:
- a CDS encoding glycosyl hydrolase family 28-related protein, whose amino-acid sequence is MYRTLFYFVVFFAVSVFAQVEFPMGSAIVNVTKDPYYAKGDGKTDDTEAIQRALNDHPDGDFIIYLPHGIYKITDQLTWPTTKKQESSSRRTILQGQSMGGTIIQLADNTYGFDNPEFPKALIFTGEGPGPKYRNAVRDVTIRTGKGNPGAIGIQFNAGNQGTIHNVKIYSGDTSGVYGIDLGFTEGIGPLLIKNTEIRGFNIGIYAKGETGTATLEHVTMGGQRKYGVENDNMNLAIRALRFKGHVPAVYNHGESAMMSLLDGLLEFDNENKKVKAPTAIENESHMFIRSMKVSRYKTMIQSKKKGYNEEMIQGEIIEFATQETPQLCHSPKQSMRLAVAETPSFPEQKADNWITVAGDYGGKSNTGSDDSKAIQEAIDDGAETIYFPPGGRWTINRDIYIRNRVRQIIGIEGRIDGKGKFIIEAGAFNELTIERFSEFGSGIIMKAKRNLLLKNMMVRSLETDEIGGGEIYLEDVTLGTIQLNYQKVWGRQVALIGDTKGPKITNNGGSVWILGLTAKKGNTIIQNFNKAHAELIGVEIVASDKAKDRPMFINDNSSLSISGLRETLTRGNAYPTIVEESRKASAIKSLYGKDLKHTPNGGVLIPLFTGYAPRLGANEKPKASIPHELVLVQPNLLKIKGSVVDDGRGDGLCEDPVRWKKGLGPGKVAFSDSMAYETDVSFTASGRYNIIFTADDGYQTGSDTGKVYVFDKHYTTIDNTGDGMPSGKGAATWISEFDNFSPHNSDPDLRVANVTTGNAGKIYLRYDLSALPGPLFDAALKLEFNKDSIKKPIQLNIFGLKETNKEMNFGDQKLGVDWAPYELTWENAPANIPQAGGQFNIRKNSGGGVDTKYADFLGIITINPKAPLGAFLRTPTLTEFFKRKHPSQLYTLILTAVEPGETVLYSAAAGRDLAPSLYVGYFDNSRSVGGEAMDGGYTLTKVNIDIYNLECDFDLTVGYPQFVQIEIVNEFGKRMLTVAARDLAGEKKTHFKFKAMAFPTGKYILRVIGEAFTAEQQFYILN
- the xseA gene encoding exodeoxyribonuclease VII large subunit, translating into MESENKSYTVTQYMKALKQKVESTPAVWVRGVITQINEKSRVVYLSIADFEEGNVNPLATVPLYCFAAKFAAIRAKVENYPQPFTLKEQLKVSFLIKADLYVPYGKLQAQILDIDPVYTLGELALTKSAILKRLALEGLLEKNKALTLADVPVRVGLITGEGTAAYKDFTTKLAESPFNFKVKTAYAKMQGADTEPTVLAALEELAKDPELDVVCIIRGGGSKTDLNFFDSEALCRAVANYPLPVFTGIGHEIDRSLLDEVAYQSCITPTDTAKRLIDRVTDSWNKMLAMAQGIALQTKEVIHSYKQDLSNTGNRLQQKVNGLIQKEAMKLSLYKSNMQKDLQFVFRGEQDRIARDTEGLHQGSRKILDLEKSKFSLMELRVKNADPETTLSKGYTLTLDADGKFVRNKNQLKSGDTLTTRFKDGSVISVVK
- a CDS encoding type II toxin-antitoxin system Phd/YefM family antitoxin — encoded protein: MSKVVSAMEVRQNFGSMLNQVSLKDEEIVIERAGKPLARLVSVNAPTAGLLDFRDISKLPNHIWED